From Citricoccus sp. SGAir0253, a single genomic window includes:
- the rpmJ gene encoding 50S ribosomal protein L36, with protein MKVQPSVKRICDKCQVVRRKGRVLVICENPRHKQRQG; from the coding sequence ATGAAGGTTCAGCCGAGCGTGAAGAGGATCTGCGACAAGTGCCAGGTCGTGCGCCGCAAGGGCCGCGTCCTCGTCATCTGCGAGAACCCACGCCACAAGCAGCGCCAGGGCTGA
- a CDS encoding adenylate kinase, giving the protein MTRMLIMGPPGSGKGTQAARIADKLGIVAISTGDIFRYNVKEMTELGREAKQYIDNGDFVPDDVTNRMVADRLRQPDAQHGFLLDGYPRTAGQVEALDAMLAERDEKLAVVVELTVPDEELVARLLHRAETEGRADDTAEVIQHRLDLYHEQTEAVVGSYVERGIVARVDGTGQIDDITERLLQAVYSVRERTGTLPVVSKVDAGDAES; this is encoded by the coding sequence ATGACCCGCATGCTGATCATGGGCCCTCCCGGGTCCGGCAAGGGAACCCAGGCTGCCCGCATCGCGGACAAGCTCGGCATCGTGGCCATCTCCACGGGCGACATCTTCCGCTACAACGTCAAGGAGATGACGGAGCTGGGCCGCGAGGCCAAGCAGTACATCGACAACGGCGACTTCGTGCCGGACGACGTCACCAACCGGATGGTCGCGGACCGGCTGCGCCAGCCCGACGCCCAGCACGGGTTCCTGCTGGACGGCTACCCGCGCACCGCGGGCCAGGTCGAGGCCCTGGACGCGATGCTCGCCGAGCGCGACGAGAAGCTGGCCGTCGTGGTCGAGCTGACCGTGCCGGACGAGGAGCTCGTCGCCCGCCTGCTGCACCGCGCCGAGACCGAGGGCCGCGCGGACGACACCGCCGAGGTCATCCAGCACCGCCTGGACCTGTACCACGAGCAGACGGAGGCCGTGGTCGGCTCCTACGTGGAGCGCGGCATCGTGGCCCGCGTGGACGGCACCGGGCAGATCGACGACATCACCGAGCGCCTGCTGCAGGCCGTGTACTCGGTGCGGGAGAGGACCGGCACGCTGCCCGTCGTCTCCAAGGTCGACGCCGGCGACGCGGAGTCCTGA
- the rpsH gene encoding 30S ribosomal protein S8, with protein sequence MTMTDPVADMLTRLRNANSAYHDSVEMPSSKLKIRVAEILKAEGYIADYTEEDAQVGKKLVIELKFGPQRERAIAGLRRISKPGLRVYAKSTNLPHVLGGLGIAILSTSSGLLTDRQAAKKGVGGEVLAYVW encoded by the coding sequence ATGACCATGACAGATCCTGTCGCAGACATGCTCACGCGTCTGCGCAACGCCAACTCGGCCTACCACGACTCGGTCGAGATGCCGTCCTCCAAGCTGAAGATCCGGGTCGCCGAGATCCTCAAGGCCGAGGGCTACATCGCCGACTACACCGAAGAGGACGCCCAGGTGGGCAAGAAGCTCGTCATCGAGCTGAAGTTCGGTCCCCAGCGCGAGCGGGCCATCGCCGGCCTGCGCCGCATCTCCAAGCCGGGCCTGCGCGTGTACGCGAAGTCCACGAACCTCCCGCACGTGCTGGGCGGCCTGGGCATCGCCATCCTGTCCACCTCCTCCGGTCTGCTCACCGACCGCCAGGCAGCCAAGAAGGGCGTGGGTGGGGAAGTCCTCGCCTACGTCTGGTAA
- the rpsQ gene encoding 30S ribosomal protein S17 translates to MTENVSTEAARGYRKSVRGIVVSDKMDKTIVVEVEDLKKHALYGKVMRSTKKVKAHDEENSAGIGDRVLLSETRPLSATKRWRLVEIVERAK, encoded by the coding sequence GTGACCGAGAACGTGAGCACCGAGGCCGCACGCGGCTACCGCAAGTCCGTCCGCGGGATCGTGGTCTCCGACAAGATGGACAAGACCATCGTCGTCGAGGTCGAGGACCTGAAGAAGCACGCCCTGTACGGCAAGGTCATGCGCTCGACCAAGAAGGTCAAGGCGCACGACGAGGAGAACTCGGCCGGCATCGGCGACCGCGTGCTCCTCTCCGAGACCCGCCCGCTGTCCGCCACCAAGCGGTGGCGCCTGGTGGAGATCGTCGAGCGCGCCAAGTAA
- the rpsK gene encoding 30S ribosomal protein S11, with amino-acid sequence MPPKTRAAGVRKPRRKDKKNITVGQAHIKSTFNNTIVSITDTTGAVISWASAGEVGFKGSRKSTPYAAQMAAEKAAKAAQEHGLKKVDVFVKGPGSGRETAIRSLQAAGLEVGSISDVTPSAHNGCRPAKRRRV; translated from the coding sequence ATGCCCCCCAAGACACGCGCTGCGGGCGTCCGCAAGCCTCGTCGCAAGGACAAGAAGAACATCACCGTGGGCCAGGCCCACATCAAGAGCACCTTCAACAACACCATCGTGTCCATCACGGACACCACCGGTGCCGTCATCTCGTGGGCCTCGGCTGGCGAGGTGGGCTTCAAGGGCTCGCGCAAGTCCACCCCGTACGCCGCGCAGATGGCCGCCGAGAAGGCCGCCAAGGCTGCCCAGGAGCACGGGCTGAAGAAGGTCGACGTGTTCGTGAAGGGTCCCGGCTCCGGTCGCGAGACCGCGATCCGTTCGCTGCAGGCCGCCGGGCTCGAGGTCGGTTCCATCTCGGACGTGACCCCCTCCGCCCACAACGGTTGCCGTCCGGCCAAGCGCCGCCGCGTCTGA
- the rplF gene encoding 50S ribosomal protein L6, with protein MSRIGRLPITVPSGVDVTIDGSTVSVKGPKGELSHVVANPIEVSLEEGTLTVTRPNDERESRSLHGLTRTLIDNMIVGVTNGYEKQLEVIGTGYRVQAKGQDLEFALGYSHPVPVKAPEGITFTVAGNKVTVAGIDKQQVGETAANIRKLRKPDPYKGKGVRYAGEVIRRKAGKAGK; from the coding sequence ATGTCACGTATTGGACGTCTTCCGATCACCGTGCCGTCCGGCGTCGATGTCACCATCGACGGCTCGACCGTGTCCGTCAAGGGCCCCAAGGGTGAACTGAGCCACGTGGTGGCCAACCCCATCGAGGTCTCGCTCGAGGAGGGCACCCTGACGGTGACCCGCCCGAACGACGAGCGCGAGTCCCGGTCCCTGCACGGGCTGACCCGTACCCTCATCGACAACATGATCGTGGGGGTGACCAACGGCTACGAGAAGCAGCTCGAGGTCATCGGCACCGGTTACCGCGTGCAGGCCAAGGGCCAGGACCTCGAGTTCGCCCTCGGCTACTCCCACCCCGTCCCGGTGAAGGCCCCCGAGGGGATCACCTTCACGGTCGCCGGCAACAAGGTGACCGTGGCCGGCATCGACAAGCAGCAGGTCGGCGAGACCGCTGCGAACATCCGCAAGCTGCGCAAGCCCGACCCGTACAAGGGCAAGGGCGTGCGCTACGCAGGCGAGGTCATTCGCCGCAAGGCCGGAAAGGCAGGTAAGTGA
- the rplP gene encoding 50S ribosomal protein L16: protein MLIPRRVKYRKQHHPKRSGNAKGGTAVTFGEWGIQALSPAYVTNRQIESARIAMTRYIKRGGNVWINIYPDRPLTKKPAETRMGSGKGSPEWWVANVKPGRVLFELSGVSEDVAREALRLAMHKLPLKARIVRREGGE from the coding sequence ATGCTGATTCCCCGTCGAGTCAAGTACCGCAAGCAGCACCACCCGAAGCGCTCGGGCAACGCCAAGGGCGGCACCGCCGTCACCTTCGGCGAGTGGGGCATCCAGGCCCTGTCCCCGGCGTACGTGACGAACCGGCAGATCGAGTCCGCCCGTATCGCCATGACCCGCTACATCAAGCGTGGCGGCAACGTGTGGATCAACATCTACCCGGACCGTCCGCTCACCAAGAAGCCGGCCGAGACCCGCATGGGTTCCGGCAAGGGTTCCCCCGAGTGGTGGGTCGCCAACGTCAAGCCGGGACGCGTGCTCTTCGAGCTCTCCGGCGTGAGCGAGGACGTGGCCCGCGAGGCGCTGCGCCTGGCAATGCACAAGCTGCCGCTGAAGGCACGTATCGTCCGCCGAGAGGGTGGTGAGTGA
- the rplE gene encoding 50S ribosomal protein L5: protein MTEVQTADTTAAPKVTPRLKTKYREEIRAALQDEFTYGNVMQVPGLVKVVVNMGVGEAAKDSKIIDGAIRDLTLITGQKPQVTKARKSIAQFKLREGMPIGTHATLRGDRMWEFLDRLVTFALPRIRDFRGLSPKQFDGNGNYTFGLSEQSVFHEIDQDKIDRVRGMDITVVTTAKNDDEGRALLKALGFPFQTTDKK from the coding sequence ATGACTGAGGTGCAGACTGCAGACACCACCGCTGCCCCGAAGGTGACCCCGCGCCTGAAGACGAAGTACCGCGAGGAGATCCGTGCTGCCCTGCAGGACGAGTTCACCTACGGCAACGTCATGCAGGTCCCCGGCCTGGTCAAGGTCGTGGTGAACATGGGCGTCGGCGAGGCCGCCAAGGACTCGAAGATCATCGACGGCGCGATCCGCGACCTGACCCTGATCACCGGCCAGAAGCCGCAGGTCACCAAGGCCCGCAAGTCCATCGCCCAGTTCAAGCTGCGCGAGGGCATGCCGATCGGCACCCACGCCACCCTGCGCGGGGACCGCATGTGGGAGTTCCTGGACCGCCTCGTCACGTTCGCGCTGCCGCGCATCCGTGACTTCCGCGGCCTGAGCCCGAAGCAGTTCGACGGCAACGGCAACTACACCTTCGGCCTGTCCGAGCAGTCGGTCTTCCACGAGATCGACCAGGACAAGATCGACCGCGTGCGCGGCATGGACATCACCGTGGTGACCACCGCCAAGAACGACGACGAGGGTCGTGCGCTGCTCAAGGCGCTCGGCTTCCCGTTCCAGACGACCGACAAGAAGTAA
- the rplX gene encoding 50S ribosomal protein L24, whose translation MAKIKKDDLVQVIAGKDKGKQGKVLRVFPSRDRVLVEGVNRVTKHLRAGQNNNGSTEGGLQVVEAPVHISNVAVVDPETKKPTRVGYRFETVEKNGETKTVKVRFAKASGKEL comes from the coding sequence ATGGCAAAGATCAAGAAGGACGATCTCGTCCAGGTCATCGCCGGCAAGGACAAGGGCAAGCAGGGCAAGGTCCTGCGCGTGTTCCCGTCCCGTGACCGCGTGCTCGTGGAGGGCGTGAACCGCGTCACCAAGCACCTGCGCGCCGGCCAGAACAACAACGGTTCCACCGAAGGCGGCCTGCAGGTCGTCGAGGCCCCGGTCCACATCTCCAACGTGGCCGTCGTGGACCCGGAGACCAAGAAGCCGACCCGCGTGGGCTACCGCTTCGAGACCGTGGAGAAGAACGGCGAGACCAAGACCGTCAAGGTCCGCTTCGCCAAGGCCTCCGGAAAGGAGCTGTGA
- the rpsM gene encoding 30S ribosomal protein S13: MARLAGVDIPREKRVVIALTYIFGVGQTRSEQTLAATGIDPNTRVKDLTDDQLVALRDYIEGNFKVEGDLRREVAADIRRKVEIGSYEGLRHRRGLPVRGQRTKTNARTRKGPKKTVAGKKK, translated from the coding sequence ATGGCACGTCTAGCAGGCGTCGACATCCCGCGCGAGAAGCGCGTCGTCATCGCTCTTACGTACATCTTCGGCGTGGGCCAGACCCGCTCCGAGCAGACCCTGGCGGCGACCGGGATCGATCCGAACACCCGCGTGAAGGATCTGACCGACGATCAGCTGGTGGCCCTGCGCGACTACATCGAGGGCAACTTCAAGGTCGAGGGCGACCTGCGGCGCGAGGTCGCCGCGGACATCCGCCGCAAGGTGGAGATCGGCTCCTACGAGGGCCTGCGCCACCGTCGTGGCCTGCCCGTCCGCGGCCAGCGCACCAAGACCAACGCCCGCACGCGCAAGGGTCCGAAGAAGACCGTTGCCGGCAAGAAGAAGTAA
- the rplR gene encoding 50S ribosomal protein L18, producing the protein MSTLKVKGKGKFVSRTRRHLRVRKRISGTAVRPRLVVNRSARHMFVQVVDDTRGVTLASASTMEADLRALEGDKSAKARRVGELVAERAKAAGIEAVVFDRGGNKYHGRVAAVADGAREGGLQL; encoded by the coding sequence ATGTCCACGCTGAAAGTGAAGGGCAAGGGCAAGTTCGTCTCCCGCACCCGCCGCCACCTCCGTGTCCGCAAGCGGATCTCCGGCACCGCCGTGCGCCCGCGCCTGGTCGTCAACCGCTCTGCCCGGCACATGTTCGTGCAGGTCGTGGACGACACCCGCGGCGTGACCCTGGCCTCGGCCTCCACCATGGAGGCGGACCTGCGCGCCCTCGAGGGCGACAAGTCCGCCAAGGCACGCCGCGTGGGTGAGCTGGTCGCCGAGCGCGCCAAGGCCGCCGGCATCGAGGCCGTCGTGTTCGACCGCGGCGGCAACAAGTACCACGGCCGCGTGGCCGCCGTCGCGGACGGTGCCCGGGAGGGTGGGCTGCAGCTGTGA
- the rpmC gene encoding 50S ribosomal protein L29, which produces MAIGSKELNVEALDGLDNARLAEELKRSKEELFNLRFQSATGQLDNHGRLKTVKRDIARIYTILRERELGIREDVVAPAADKTEKTEEEAK; this is translated from the coding sequence ATGGCTATCGGTTCCAAGGAACTGAACGTCGAGGCCCTGGACGGCCTGGACAACGCCCGTCTGGCCGAGGAGCTCAAGCGCTCCAAGGAGGAGCTGTTCAACCTGCGGTTCCAGTCGGCCACCGGCCAGCTGGACAACCACGGCCGCCTGAAGACCGTGAAGCGGGACATCGCCCGGATCTACACGATCCTGCGCGAGCGTGAGCTGGGCATCCGCGAGGACGTCGTGGCCCCGGCCGCCGACAAGACCGAGAAGACCGAGGAGGAGGCGAAGTGA
- the map gene encoding type I methionyl aminopeptidase, with protein MTSRQVELKTVPQMQTMHRAGLVLHRALDAAVAAAVPGTTTAAVDAVFAGVLAEAGATPNFLGYYGYPATICASVNEEVVHGIPGERVLQAGDVLKIDGGCIIDGWHSDSARTVVLGSSAAGTADPEDERLSEITRQALWVGIAAFATAKYVGDIGDAIDDFVSSQPGAPLGILEDYVGHGIGTAMHQAPDVLNYRSRHRGPKVKPGLCLAIEPMLVRGGLDTDVLEDEWTVVTRDGARASQWEHSVARHRGGIWVLTEPDGGAAGLAAHGVVPVPPGA; from the coding sequence GTGACCAGCCGCCAGGTCGAGCTCAAGACCGTCCCGCAGATGCAGACCATGCACCGCGCGGGACTGGTCCTCCACCGCGCCCTGGACGCCGCCGTCGCCGCGGCCGTCCCGGGGACCACCACGGCCGCCGTCGACGCCGTCTTCGCGGGCGTCCTGGCCGAGGCCGGGGCCACGCCCAACTTCCTGGGCTACTACGGCTACCCGGCCACCATCTGCGCCTCGGTCAACGAGGAGGTGGTGCACGGGATCCCGGGGGAGCGCGTGCTGCAGGCCGGTGACGTGCTGAAGATCGACGGCGGCTGCATCATCGACGGCTGGCACTCCGACTCGGCGCGCACGGTGGTGCTCGGCAGCTCCGCCGCCGGCACGGCCGACCCCGAGGACGAGCGCCTGTCCGAGATCACCCGGCAGGCACTGTGGGTGGGCATCGCCGCCTTCGCGACCGCCAAGTACGTGGGGGACATCGGGGACGCGATCGACGACTTCGTCTCCTCCCAGCCGGGCGCCCCGCTGGGGATCCTCGAGGACTACGTGGGCCACGGCATCGGCACCGCCATGCACCAGGCCCCGGACGTGCTCAACTACCGCTCGCGGCACCGCGGGCCGAAGGTCAAGCCGGGGCTGTGCCTGGCGATCGAGCCGATGCTCGTGCGCGGGGGACTGGACACGGACGTGCTCGAGGACGAGTGGACGGTCGTCACCCGTGACGGCGCCCGCGCCAGCCAGTGGGAGCACTCCGTGGCCCGGCACCGCGGCGGGATCTGGGTCCTCACCGAGCCCGACGGCGGCGCCGCCGGCCTGGCGGCCCACGGCGTCGTCCCGGTGCCCCCGGGCGCCTGA
- the infA gene encoding translation initiation factor IF-1 codes for MAKKEGVIEVEGTVSEALPNAMFRVRLQNDHVVLATISGKMRQHYIRILPEDRVVVELSPYDLNRGRIVYRYK; via the coding sequence ATGGCTAAGAAGGAAGGTGTCATCGAGGTCGAGGGCACGGTCAGCGAGGCATTGCCGAATGCGATGTTCCGCGTCCGCCTGCAGAACGATCACGTCGTTCTGGCGACGATCTCGGGAAAGATGCGTCAGCACTACATCCGGATCCTCCCCGAGGACCGGGTCGTGGTGGAACTTAGCCCGTACGACCTCAACCGGGGTCGCATCGTGTACCGCTACAAGTAA
- the rplO gene encoding 50S ribosomal protein L15, with protein sequence MADEIQNAIKVHDLRPAPGSKKAKTRVGRGEGSKGKTAGRGTKGTSARYQVKAGFEGGQLPLQMRLPKLRGFKNPFKVEYQVVNLDKLSAHFPAGGDVTVDDLVAKGLVRKNQPVKVLGTGEITVAVNVKAHAFSASAVEKISAAGGSTATA encoded by the coding sequence ATGGCTGACGAGATCCAGAACGCCATCAAGGTCCACGACCTGCGCCCCGCGCCGGGGTCCAAGAAGGCCAAGACCCGCGTGGGTCGTGGTGAGGGCTCCAAGGGCAAGACCGCCGGTCGCGGTACCAAGGGCACCTCGGCCCGCTACCAGGTGAAGGCCGGCTTCGAGGGCGGGCAGCTGCCGCTGCAGATGCGCCTGCCGAAGCTGCGCGGGTTCAAGAACCCGTTCAAGGTCGAGTACCAGGTCGTGAACCTGGACAAGCTGTCGGCGCACTTCCCGGCCGGCGGCGACGTGACCGTGGACGACCTGGTCGCCAAGGGCCTGGTCCGCAAGAACCAGCCGGTGAAGGTCCTCGGGACCGGCGAGATCACCGTGGCCGTGAACGTGAAGGCCCACGCCTTCTCCGCGTCCGCGGTCGAGAAGATCTCCGCCGCCGGCGGCTCCACCGCGACGGCCTGA
- the rpmD gene encoding 50S ribosomal protein L30, translating to MANTNNGSTRKNLAASGATLAITQVKSAIGGKQKQRDTLRSLGLKRIGHTVTRTADEVTVGMVNAVPHLVAVEEVNNG from the coding sequence ATGGCTAACACCAACAACGGCAGCACCCGGAAGAACCTGGCCGCGAGCGGTGCCACGCTGGCGATCACCCAGGTCAAGTCCGCCATCGGCGGGAAGCAGAAGCAGCGCGACACCCTGCGCTCCCTGGGCCTGAAGCGGATCGGCCACACGGTCACCCGCACGGCCGACGAGGTCACCGTGGGCATGGTCAACGCCGTGCCGCACCTGGTGGCAGTTGAGGAGGTCAACAATGGCTGA
- the secY gene encoding preprotein translocase subunit SecY — MFSAIARVFRTPDLRRKIWFTLGIIVIYRLGAFVPAPGVDYGTVQVCLDQGNTSGGLYSFVNMFSGGAMLQVSVFALGIMPYITAAIIIQLLRVVIPRFEELQKEGAQGQSKLTQYTRYLTIALALLNATTIVSLARTGALLGCNLPIVPDDSLWTILLMIVALTAGAILVMWLGELITERGVGNGMSLLIFLSIAAGFPAGLGQIWTTQGWRVFGIVTVVGLLTIMAVVFVEESQRRVPVQYAKRQIGRRTVGGTTTYIPIKVNMAGVIPVIFASSIMMLPGILVQFNTPQDGSTPPPWVLFLSQYFGTGSHPVYMTLFFLLTVFFTYFYVTITFNPVEISDNMKKYGGFIPGVRAGRPTERYLEYVISRITFPGALYLGILAMIPMIAFVLINANQNFPFGGISILIMVGVALQTIKQINAQMEQHNYEGLLR; from the coding sequence TTGTTCAGCGCGATTGCCCGGGTCTTCCGGACGCCCGACCTGCGGCGAAAGATCTGGTTCACCCTCGGGATCATCGTCATCTACCGGCTGGGCGCCTTCGTCCCCGCCCCGGGGGTGGACTACGGCACCGTCCAGGTGTGCCTGGACCAGGGCAACACCTCCGGCGGGCTGTACTCGTTCGTGAACATGTTCTCCGGCGGCGCCATGCTGCAGGTCTCCGTCTTCGCGCTGGGCATCATGCCGTACATCACGGCCGCGATCATCATCCAGCTGCTGCGCGTGGTCATCCCGCGCTTCGAGGAACTGCAGAAGGAGGGCGCGCAGGGACAGTCGAAGCTGACCCAGTACACGCGCTACCTCACCATCGCCCTCGCGCTGCTCAACGCCACCACGATCGTCTCCCTGGCCCGGACCGGGGCGCTGCTGGGCTGCAACCTGCCGATCGTGCCGGACGACTCCCTGTGGACGATCCTGCTGATGATCGTCGCGCTGACCGCGGGCGCCATCCTCGTGATGTGGCTCGGCGAGCTCATCACCGAGCGCGGCGTCGGCAACGGCATGTCCCTGCTGATCTTCCTGTCCATCGCCGCGGGCTTCCCGGCCGGCCTCGGCCAGATCTGGACCACCCAGGGCTGGCGCGTGTTCGGCATCGTGACGGTGGTGGGCCTGCTGACCATCATGGCCGTGGTGTTCGTGGAGGAGTCCCAGCGCCGGGTGCCGGTGCAGTACGCCAAGCGCCAGATCGGCCGGCGCACCGTGGGCGGCACGACCACCTACATCCCGATCAAGGTCAACATGGCCGGCGTCATCCCGGTCATCTTCGCGTCCTCGATCATGATGCTCCCGGGCATCCTGGTGCAGTTCAACACCCCGCAGGACGGCAGCACGCCGCCGCCGTGGGTCCTGTTCCTCTCCCAGTACTTCGGCACGGGCTCGCACCCCGTGTACATGACCCTGTTCTTCCTGCTGACCGTGTTCTTCACGTACTTCTACGTGACCATCACGTTCAACCCGGTCGAGATCAGCGACAACATGAAGAAGTACGGCGGCTTCATCCCCGGCGTGCGCGCCGGGCGCCCGACCGAGCGCTACCTCGAGTACGTCATCAGCCGGATCACGTTCCCGGGCGCCCTGTACCTGGGCATCCTGGCGATGATCCCGATGATCGCGTTCGTCCTGATCAACGCCAACCAGAACTTCCCCTTCGGCGGCATTTCCATCCTCATCATGGTGGGCGTGGCCCTGCAGACCATCAAGCAGATCAACGCCCAGATGGAGCAGCACAACTACGAGGGGCTGCTCCGGTAG
- the rplN gene encoding 50S ribosomal protein L14 — protein sequence MIQQESRLKVADNTGAKEILTIRVLGGSGRRYAGIGDTIVATVKDAIPGGNVKKGDVVKAVIVRTKKERRRADGSYIRFDENAAVILKADGEPRGTRIFGPVGRELRDKKFMKIVSLAPEVI from the coding sequence GTGATTCAGCAGGAGTCGCGGCTCAAGGTCGCCGACAACACCGGGGCCAAGGAGATCTTGACCATCCGTGTTCTCGGCGGGTCCGGACGCCGCTACGCAGGCATCGGCGACACGATCGTCGCCACCGTCAAGGACGCCATCCCCGGCGGCAACGTCAAGAAGGGCGACGTCGTCAAGGCCGTCATCGTGCGGACCAAGAAGGAGCGCCGTCGTGCCGACGGTTCCTACATCCGCTTCGACGAGAACGCCGCCGTCATCCTCAAGGCCGACGGCGAGCCGCGGGGCACCCGCATCTTCGGCCCCGTGGGCCGCGAGCTGCGTGACAAGAAGTTCATGAAGATCGTGTCGCTGGCACCGGAGGTGATCTGA
- the rpsC gene encoding 30S ribosomal protein S3, producing the protein MGQKINPNGFRLGITTDHVSHWFADSTKEGQRYKDFLKEDIKIRELMTDGMERAGISKVEIERTRDRVRVDIHTARPGIVIGRRGAEADRIRGELEKLTGKQIQLNILEVKNPEVDAQLVAQGVAEQLASRVAFRRAMKKAIQSATRAGAQGIRIQCAGRLGGAEMSRSEFYREGRVPLHTLRANIDFGKFEAKTTFGRIGVKVWIYKGDLTAKELAAKEAAAPSGRGRGGDRRGPGGGGERRRRQDRAPREAGQQGAPQGAAEGGNA; encoded by the coding sequence GGATTCCGCCTCGGCATCACCACCGACCACGTCTCGCACTGGTTCGCTGACTCCACGAAGGAGGGCCAGCGGTACAAGGACTTCCTCAAGGAAGACATCAAGATCCGCGAGCTGATGACCGACGGCATGGAGCGCGCCGGCATCTCCAAGGTGGAGATCGAGCGCACCCGTGACCGCGTGCGGGTGGACATCCACACCGCCCGCCCGGGCATCGTCATCGGCCGCCGCGGCGCCGAGGCCGACCGCATCCGCGGCGAGCTCGAGAAGCTCACCGGCAAGCAGATCCAGCTGAACATCCTCGAGGTCAAGAACCCCGAGGTCGACGCGCAGCTGGTCGCCCAGGGCGTCGCCGAGCAGCTGGCCTCCCGCGTGGCCTTCCGCCGCGCCATGAAGAAGGCCATCCAGTCGGCCACGCGCGCCGGTGCCCAGGGCATCCGGATCCAGTGCGCCGGCCGCCTGGGCGGGGCCGAGATGTCCCGCTCGGAGTTCTACCGCGAGGGTCGGGTGCCGCTGCACACCCTGCGGGCGAACATCGACTTCGGCAAGTTCGAGGCCAAGACGACCTTCGGCCGCATCGGCGTGAAGGTCTGGATCTACAAGGGCGACCTGACGGCCAAGGAACTGGCCGCCAAGGAAGCCGCAGCACCGTCCGGCCGTGGCCGCGGTGGCGACCGTCGTGGTCCGGGCGGCGGCGGCGAGCGTCGCCGGCGCCAGGACCGGGCGCCGCGCGAGGCCGGCCAGCAGGGCGCGCCGCAGGGCGCCGCTGAAGGAGGCAACGCCTGA
- the rpsE gene encoding 30S ribosomal protein S5, translating to MSETNNEKGTQVTESTENTAAGTVSETAAGSAGQSTEAGRGGNDRGGRGNDRGRGGNDRGGRGGRRDDRGGRGGRDEEKDKFLERVVAINRVSKVVKGGRRFSFTALVVVGDGEGLVGVGYGKAKEVPAAISKGVEEAKKSFFRVPRVGSTIPHLVQGEDAAGVVLLRPASPGTGVIAGGPVRAVLECAGVHDVLSKSMGSANVINIVRGTVDALKKLEEPQAVAARRGKSLDEVAPHAMLRTLEQDRAKKKAGVAANG from the coding sequence GTGAGCGAGACCAACAACGAGAAGGGCACTCAGGTGACCGAAAGCACTGAGAACACTGCCGCCGGCACCGTCTCGGAGACCGCGGCCGGCTCGGCCGGCCAGTCCACCGAGGCCGGCCGCGGCGGCAACGACCGCGGCGGCCGGGGCAACGACCGCGGCCGTGGCGGCAACGACCGCGGTGGCCGCGGCGGTCGCCGCGACGACCGCGGTGGCCGCGGTGGCCGCGACGAGGAGAAGGACAAGTTCCTCGAGCGCGTCGTCGCGATCAACCGCGTCTCCAAGGTCGTCAAGGGCGGCCGTCGGTTCTCCTTCACCGCGCTGGTCGTCGTCGGCGACGGCGAGGGCCTGGTGGGCGTCGGCTACGGCAAGGCCAAGGAGGTCCCCGCGGCGATCTCCAAGGGCGTGGAGGAGGCCAAGAAGTCCTTCTTCCGCGTGCCCCGCGTCGGCTCCACCATCCCGCACCTCGTGCAGGGCGAGGACGCCGCCGGCGTCGTCCTCCTGCGCCCGGCCTCCCCGGGTACCGGCGTGATCGCCGGTGGTCCGGTGCGCGCCGTGCTGGAGTGCGCCGGTGTCCACGACGTGCTCTCCAAGTCCATGGGGTCCGCCAACGTGATCAACATCGTGCGCGGCACCGTGGACGCCCTGAAGAAGCTGGAGGAGCCGCAGGCCGTGGCTGCCCGCCGTGGCAAGTCGCTGGACGAGGTCGCTCCCCACGCCATGCTCCGCACCCTGGAGCAGGACCGTGCGAAGAAGAAGGCAGGTGTGGCGGCGAATGGCTAA